In the Clostridia bacterium genome, one interval contains:
- a CDS encoding ABC transporter ATP-binding protein — protein MAVRIENLTYTYPNHRRGLVDVSLHIKKGRKTAVLGVNGSGKSTLLYHLNGTLVPQRGTVQVLGTPVTAKTLREIRRQVGFLFDYPDHQLFSTTVYQDIKFGLDNYGYPETEKQDRILQVARQLDIEHLLDYPPFQLSLGQKKRVAIAGIMVLEPSIIACDEPFAGLDGYSAVYFKDLLDTWVRQGKTIVFSTHDVDLTYAWADDVIILREGRVLQAGPVGEVLTRREVYAEAGLIKPMLLDLFEDWDVKPKNITDAKQYLSRRR, from the coding sequence ATGGCCGTGAGAATCGAAAACTTAACATATACCTACCCCAACCACCGGAGAGGACTGGTGGACGTTAGTCTCCATATCAAAAAAGGTCGCAAAACCGCCGTCCTTGGTGTCAACGGCAGCGGCAAGTCTACCTTGCTTTACCATTTGAACGGAACCTTGGTGCCGCAAAGGGGAACCGTACAGGTCCTGGGTACGCCCGTCACGGCCAAGACCCTGCGGGAAATCAGGCGGCAGGTAGGTTTCCTATTTGATTATCCCGACCACCAGTTGTTTTCCACCACCGTCTACCAGGACATCAAATTCGGGCTGGATAACTACGGCTATCCCGAGACGGAAAAGCAAGACCGCATCTTGCAAGTGGCCCGGCAGTTGGACATCGAACACCTGCTGGATTATCCCCCTTTCCAGCTCAGTCTGGGGCAGAAAAAAAGGGTGGCCATTGCCGGCATCATGGTGCTGGAACCCAGCATCATTGCCTGTGATGAGCCCTTTGCCGGCCTGGACGGTTACTCCGCCGTCTATTTCAAGGATTTGCTGGACACCTGGGTCCGGCAGGGCAAGACCATTGTTTTCTCCACCCACGATGTGGATTTAACTTATGCATGGGCCGACGACGTGATCATCCTGCGGGAAGGAAGAGTCCTGCAGGCAGGACCGGTGGGAGAAGTGCTGACCCGCCGGGAGGTGTACGCCGAAGCAGGCCTTATTAAACCGATGCTGTTGGATCTCTTCGAAGATTGGGACGTGAAACCGAAAAACATAACCGATGCGAAACAATATTTAAGCCGGAGACGATAA
- the cadA gene encoding cadmium-translocating P-type ATPase, which translates to MHHEQQHCSCGGSCSAHEEVGSALDIEAAPRALQVETISLTGLDCADCARKLEQAVARLEGVAAATVNFAAGKLRVSYDEVRVPKQVITDTVRRLGYGVEETQAGARRLVFHLKGLDCADCAKKLELKLNRLPGIHRAEVHFSAGKLYVEGRVAADQVQRAVAEAGYEAALPEQAPAGGESSFWLQNKRSLLTVISGGLWLLGVVSWYAGLTPLAVAVLVGAMVSGGFYTVRAALYSLKSGLAMDMNVLMTVAVTGAVALGEWVEAATVVFLFSLGNTLEAYTMDKTRKSIRGLMDLSPREAVVWQGGTEQVVPVTLLKLGDVVVIKPGSRIPVDGIVVEGSSAVNQAPITGESVPVAKGAGDEVFAGTINENGRLLVEVTRPAGDTTLARIISLVEEAQAQKAPAERFVDVFAKYYTPAVILLALALAVVPPLFFGRAFQDWFYRALTLLVVACPCALVISTPVSIVAAIGNAARNGVLIKGGAHLEQAGRIKAVAFDKTGTLTRGQPVVTDVVPAPGYTPAEILRLAGSVEIGSEHPLAAAVLQEAAVRQVTLLPGKDYASLTGRGAKALLQGKWYFVGSPALFQQDLGLPLGDWETTVMELETEGKTVMLVGTEQEVAGLIACGDRPRETSRKAVAALKEQGRKTVMLTGDNPRTARALAAELGLDDFRAGLLPQHKVQAIEALQEQYGTVAMVGDGINDAPALARADVGIAMGGAGTDTALETADIVLMADDLGKLPFTMKLSRQALNIIRQNIAFSLLVKAAAVLLVFPGWLNLWIAILADTGAALVVIANGMRLLRVK; encoded by the coding sequence ATGCACCATGAGCAGCAGCACTGCAGTTGTGGAGGCAGCTGTTCCGCCCATGAGGAAGTTGGTTCCGCCCTGGACATAGAGGCTGCTCCAAGGGCGTTGCAGGTAGAAACCATCAGCCTGACCGGTTTGGATTGCGCCGACTGCGCCAGGAAGTTGGAACAGGCCGTCGCCCGTTTGGAAGGAGTGGCGGCAGCCACCGTTAATTTTGCCGCCGGGAAATTGAGAGTAAGCTACGATGAGGTGCGGGTGCCTAAACAGGTGATTACCGATACCGTCAGGAGGCTCGGGTACGGGGTGGAGGAAACCCAGGCCGGAGCTCGAAGGCTGGTCTTCCACTTGAAAGGCCTGGATTGTGCGGATTGTGCCAAAAAACTGGAACTTAAACTGAACCGCCTGCCGGGCATCCACCGGGCCGAAGTGCATTTCAGCGCCGGCAAGTTATACGTGGAGGGAAGGGTGGCGGCGGATCAGGTCCAGCGGGCCGTGGCGGAAGCAGGTTATGAAGCTGCCCTGCCTGAACAGGCACCGGCCGGCGGCGAGAGTTCCTTTTGGCTGCAAAACAAGAGAAGTCTTTTGACGGTGATTTCAGGAGGTTTATGGCTGCTGGGGGTAGTCAGCTGGTATGCCGGCTTAACACCGTTGGCGGTGGCGGTCTTGGTGGGGGCCATGGTCAGCGGTGGCTTTTATACGGTGCGGGCCGCTCTTTACTCCCTGAAAAGCGGCTTGGCCATGGATATGAATGTGCTGATGACCGTAGCCGTCACCGGTGCCGTGGCCCTGGGGGAATGGGTGGAAGCGGCCACGGTGGTGTTCCTGTTTTCCTTGGGTAACACTTTAGAAGCTTATACCATGGACAAAACCCGCAAGTCCATTCGCGGTCTCATGGACCTCAGCCCCCGGGAAGCCGTGGTCTGGCAGGGAGGAACGGAGCAAGTGGTGCCCGTGACCTTGCTCAAGTTGGGTGATGTGGTGGTTATCAAACCGGGCAGCCGCATTCCCGTGGACGGGATAGTGGTGGAAGGAAGCTCCGCCGTCAATCAGGCTCCCATTACCGGGGAATCGGTGCCGGTGGCCAAAGGAGCAGGAGATGAAGTCTTTGCCGGCACCATCAATGAAAACGGGCGGCTGCTGGTGGAAGTGACGCGGCCGGCGGGGGATACCACCCTGGCCAGGATTATCAGCCTGGTGGAAGAGGCTCAGGCGCAAAAAGCACCGGCCGAAAGATTCGTGGATGTGTTTGCCAAGTATTATACCCCGGCTGTGATCCTACTGGCCCTGGCGCTGGCGGTGGTGCCGCCGCTGTTTTTCGGCCGGGCGTTTCAGGACTGGTTTTACCGGGCCCTGACCCTGCTGGTGGTAGCCTGTCCTTGTGCTCTGGTTATTTCCACCCCTGTGTCCATCGTGGCGGCCATCGGCAATGCCGCCAGAAACGGTGTCCTCATCAAAGGGGGAGCCCATTTGGAGCAAGCGGGCCGGATCAAGGCCGTGGCCTTCGATAAGACCGGCACCTTGACCAGGGGACAGCCGGTGGTGACCGATGTGGTGCCGGCCCCGGGTTATACCCCTGCTGAGATACTTCGATTGGCCGGTTCCGTGGAAATCGGTTCCGAACATCCCCTGGCAGCGGCCGTCCTACAGGAAGCGGCAGTGCGGCAAGTGACCCTGTTGCCCGGGAAGGACTATGCTTCCCTGACCGGCCGGGGCGCTAAGGCCCTGCTGCAGGGGAAATGGTACTTTGTCGGCAGCCCGGCATTGTTTCAACAGGATTTGGGTTTGCCGCTGGGGGATTGGGAAACAACCGTCATGGAGCTGGAAACGGAAGGCAAGACGGTAATGCTGGTAGGAACGGAACAGGAGGTGGCCGGTTTAATCGCCTGCGGCGACCGGCCCAGGGAGACCAGCCGGAAGGCTGTGGCAGCCTTGAAGGAACAGGGCAGGAAAACGGTGATGTTGACCGGGGACAATCCCCGGACGGCCCGGGCTTTGGCGGCGGAATTGGGGTTGGATGATTTTCGTGCAGGGCTCCTGCCGCAGCATAAGGTGCAGGCGATTGAGGCATTGCAGGAACAATACGGCACCGTCGCCATGGTGGGAGACGGCATCAATGATGCCCCGGCCCTGGCGCGGGCTGATGTGGGTATTGCCATGGGCGGGGCCGGTACCGATACGGCCTTGGAGACGGCGGATATCGTCCTCATGGCTGATGATCTGGGTAAACTTCCTTTCACCATGAAGCTGAGCCGTCAAGCTTTAAACATCATCAGGCAGAACATTGCCTTCTCTTTGCTGGTGAAAGCGGCGGCCGTCCTCTTGGTCTTCCCCGGGTGGCTCAACCTCTGGATTGCCATCCTGGCGGATACGGGAGCCGCCCTGGTGGTTATTGCCAACGGCATGCGGTTGCTGCGCGTAAAATAA
- a CDS encoding M20/M25/M40 family metallo-hydrolase: MRFIFKVCLFTVLMALALAMLPANSLDERWPVQEPASHTVATVTPGKTLSQSLYELRGRGAGTPWEKEAADILAAYFQEIGLQALPAYPSYLQEFPLGTVTSFYNAEGRLRFRSGGPLTQVSQNVIGYLPGQDPEGKWIIFGAHYDGQGETDGIVYPSANDNLSGVMALAALAKALAAEPALNDTLVFVAFGAEEPGLRGSYYLASDLPVPKEKIQAVINLDTIGKTCETLVIYTTEHNALTALLASVLRGYGFQSSVVIATGVSDHYPFSLQGIPSVTIATANWKEGNHSPEDTLDKVDLYQVGSIAGALKQALHYLAR; encoded by the coding sequence ATGAGATTCATCTTCAAAGTGTGCCTTTTTACCGTACTGATGGCCTTGGCCCTGGCCATGCTGCCCGCCAACTCCCTGGATGAGCGGTGGCCGGTCCAGGAACCGGCGTCCCATACCGTCGCCACGGTTACACCGGGTAAAACCCTGTCCCAGTCCCTCTACGAGCTGCGGGGCCGGGGAGCCGGTACTCCGTGGGAAAAGGAAGCGGCGGACATCCTGGCCGCGTATTTTCAAGAAATCGGGCTGCAGGCTTTGCCGGCATACCCGTCTTACCTGCAGGAATTCCCCCTGGGCACCGTCACCTCCTTCTATAACGCAGAAGGCCGCCTGCGCTTTCGCAGCGGCGGTCCTCTCACCCAAGTGTCCCAGAATGTGATCGGCTACCTGCCGGGCCAAGACCCGGAGGGAAAATGGATTATATTTGGCGCCCATTATGACGGGCAAGGAGAAACCGACGGCATCGTCTATCCCAGCGCCAACGATAACCTGTCCGGCGTGATGGCCCTGGCCGCCCTGGCCAAAGCACTGGCGGCGGAACCGGCTTTGAACGACACCCTGGTATTTGTGGCTTTCGGTGCCGAAGAACCCGGATTAAGGGGCTCCTACTACCTGGCAAGCGATTTGCCGGTGCCCAAAGAAAAAATCCAGGCGGTCATCAACCTGGATACCATCGGCAAGACTTGTGAAACTCTGGTAATCTATACGACGGAACACAACGCTTTGACGGCTTTACTGGCATCCGTTTTACGGGGTTATGGCTTTCAAAGCTCCGTGGTCATTGCCACCGGGGTTAGCGACCACTACCCCTTTAGCCTGCAGGGCATCCCCAGCGTCACCATTGCCACGGCCAATTGGAAGGAAGGCAATCATTCCCCGGAAGACACCCTGGACAAAGTGGATCTCTACCAGGTGGGCAGTATCGCCGGTGCCTTAAAACAAGCCCTCCACTATCTCGCCCGCTAA
- a CDS encoding precorrin-8X methylmutase encodes MQFIHDPRAIETRSMEIIEELLGDHPFSRAEKALVKRMIHASGDPEFGALARFHPESMERGLAALKNGAPIFTDVQMVAAGINRRAAGRLGCRIHCAISDDRVASLAKREGITRAMAAFRLWGEALEGSIVAIGNAPTALFELLRLHREQGITPALVIGVPVGFVGAAESKEALMQSPLTYITVQGRKGGSPIAAGIVNGLLYLMQPER; translated from the coding sequence ATGCAGTTCATCCATGATCCAAGGGCGATTGAAACGAGAAGTATGGAGATTATCGAGGAGCTGTTGGGAGACCATCCCTTTAGCCGGGCCGAAAAGGCCCTGGTGAAAAGGATGATTCATGCCAGCGGGGATCCGGAATTTGGGGCGCTGGCCCGCTTTCACCCGGAGAGTATGGAACGGGGATTGGCCGCCTTAAAAAACGGGGCCCCTATCTTTACCGATGTGCAAATGGTGGCAGCCGGGATCAACAGGCGGGCAGCCGGAAGACTGGGATGCCGCATCCATTGCGCCATCAGTGATGACCGGGTAGCCAGCCTGGCCAAAAGGGAGGGCATTACCAGGGCCATGGCGGCTTTTCGCCTCTGGGGCGAGGCTTTAGAGGGCAGTATCGTGGCCATTGGGAATGCGCCCACCGCCTTGTTTGAGCTGCTCCGCCTCCACCGGGAACAAGGGATCACCCCTGCCCTGGTCATCGGGGTGCCCGTGGGTTTTGTCGGGGCGGCGGAGTCCAAAGAAGCGTTGATGCAGTCTCCTTTAACCTATATCACCGTTCAGGGTCGCAAAGGGGGCAGTCCGATTGCCGCCGGCATTGTTAACGGTCTATTGTATTTAATGCAACCGGAGCGCTGA
- a CDS encoding cobalamin biosynthesis protein CbiX: MAKGIILLGHGSRARVDEANQLLVEMASLLKNRIRAGEIAPAWMNSKSGRPGLREVAARLAEAGFTEIIVAPWFLTSGLHIQEDIPEMLEELRQRYPRVRFALARPLGADPRLADILAERIQEVEDAVHP, translated from the coding sequence ATGGCGAAGGGGATCATCTTGCTGGGGCACGGCAGCCGGGCCCGGGTTGATGAAGCAAACCAACTGCTGGTGGAGATGGCGTCCCTCCTCAAAAACAGGATCCGTGCCGGTGAGATCGCGCCGGCCTGGATGAACAGCAAATCCGGCCGGCCGGGTTTGAGAGAGGTGGCCGCAAGGCTTGCGGAGGCCGGTTTTACGGAAATCATCGTGGCTCCCTGGTTCCTCACCAGTGGACTTCACATTCAAGAAGATATCCCGGAAATGCTGGAAGAGCTCCGGCAGCGCTATCCCCGGGTAAGATTTGCCCTGGCCAGGCCCCTGGGAGCCGACCCCCGTTTGGCCGATATCCTGGCGGAGCGGATTCAGGAGGTGGAAGATGCAGTTCATCCATGA
- the cobK gene encoding precorrin-6A reductase, with amino-acid sequence MILVLGGTTEARQLAGYLQEEGFPVVLTTVSSYGEKLAKEQGVKEVLVGALTGAQLADLIRRLQVRAVIDATHPFAENIRAIAQSTARQLGIAYGRLERAAGGLPEHPLLFQVSGYLAAACQAAALGDTIFLTIGSRRLPLFTTHPALAGKRIIARVLPAAEVLGQCRRLGLPPRQIVAMQGPFDTEGNAWMFRHFGAEVVVTKDSGPTGGLQAKWEACLALNIPLVVIRRPPAGHANVFTQFEEIKYFLKEVNQYGEGDHLAGARQPGPG; translated from the coding sequence GTGATCCTGGTGCTGGGAGGAACCACGGAAGCCAGGCAGTTGGCCGGGTACTTGCAGGAAGAAGGGTTTCCGGTGGTCCTGACCACGGTGAGTTCCTATGGGGAAAAACTGGCGAAAGAGCAGGGCGTCAAAGAAGTGCTGGTGGGGGCCCTGACAGGGGCGCAGCTGGCGGATTTAATCCGGCGGCTGCAAGTGCGGGCCGTCATCGATGCCACCCATCCTTTTGCGGAAAACATCAGGGCCATTGCCCAGAGTACCGCCCGGCAACTGGGCATTGCCTACGGGCGTTTGGAGAGGGCGGCCGGCGGCTTGCCGGAGCATCCCCTGCTGTTTCAGGTGTCCGGTTATCTTGCTGCCGCTTGTCAAGCGGCAGCCCTGGGGGATACCATTTTTCTCACCATTGGCAGCCGCCGTTTACCTTTGTTCACCACCCATCCTGCCCTGGCAGGAAAAAGGATTATCGCCCGGGTGCTGCCGGCAGCGGAAGTGCTGGGCCAGTGCCGCCGGCTGGGGTTGCCGCCCCGGCAAATTGTAGCCATGCAAGGGCCCTTTGATACGGAAGGCAATGCATGGATGTTCAGGCACTTCGGAGCGGAGGTGGTGGTCACTAAAGACAGCGGCCCCACCGGCGGGTTGCAGGCCAAATGGGAAGCTTGTTTAGCATTAAACATCCCGCTGGTGGTAATCCGGAGGCCCCCGGCGGGCCACGCCAATGTTTTCACGCAGTTTGAGGAAATCAAGTATTTCTTGAAAGAGGTGAACCAATATGGCGAAGGGGATCATCTTGCTGGGGCACGGCAGCCGGGCCCGGGTTGA